One Eurosta solidaginis isolate ZX-2024a chromosome 5, ASM4086904v1, whole genome shotgun sequence DNA segment encodes these proteins:
- the ND-ACP gene encoding acyl carrier protein, mitochondrial isoform X1 → MSLTQIARSCGRIAGAANALRVTAVVSSSVCKMHMSNVNTPAINILVNQSIYKSYVVRNYSSGKRSMEEIKDRVLKVISSYDKNKSMWQTQSLRTYSAKPPLTLKLINERVLLVLKLYDKIDPSKLSVDSHFINDLGLDSLDHVEVIMAMEDEFGFEIPDSDAEKLLKPADIIKYVADKEDIYE, encoded by the exons ATGTCACTAACCCAAATTGCACGTAGCTGCGGCCGTATTGCTGGTGCTGCAAATGCATTGCGTGTGACCGCCGTAGTATCATCTTCCGTGTGTAAGATGCATATGAGCAATGTTAACACACCTGCCATAAACATTTTGGTTAATCAA AGTATTTACAAATCATACGTTGTGCGCAATTATTCTTCGGGTAAACGCAGTATGGAAGAAATAAAAGATCGTGTTTTAAAAGTAATTTCCAGCTATGATAAA AACAAATCTATGTGGCAAACACAATCGTTACGCACATATTCAGCTAAGCCGCCGCTTACACTCAAATTGATCAACGAACGCGTTTTGCTCGTGCTGAAATTATATGACAAGATCGATCCAAGCAAG cTCAGCGTTGACTCGCATTTCATAAACGATCTTGGTCTTGATTCATTGGATCATGTTGAGGTGATAATGGCGATGGAAGATGAATTTGGTTTCGAAATACCCGATTCAGATGCTGAAAAGTTGTTAAAGCCTGCCGATATCATAAAATATGTGGCCGATAAAGAGGATATCTATGAATAA
- the ND-ACP gene encoding acyl carrier protein, mitochondrial isoform X2, whose product MSLTQIARSCGRIAGAANALRVTAVVSSSVCKMHMSNVNTPAINILVNQSIYKSYVVRNYSSGKRSMEEIKDRVLKNKSMWQTQSLRTYSAKPPLTLKLINERVLLVLKLYDKIDPSKLSVDSHFINDLGLDSLDHVEVIMAMEDEFGFEIPDSDAEKLLKPADIIKYVADKEDIYE is encoded by the exons ATGTCACTAACCCAAATTGCACGTAGCTGCGGCCGTATTGCTGGTGCTGCAAATGCATTGCGTGTGACCGCCGTAGTATCATCTTCCGTGTGTAAGATGCATATGAGCAATGTTAACACACCTGCCATAAACATTTTGGTTAATCAA AGTATTTACAAATCATACGTTGTGCGCAATTATTCTTCGGGTAAACGCAGTATGGAAGAAATAAAAGATCGTGTTTTAAAA AACAAATCTATGTGGCAAACACAATCGTTACGCACATATTCAGCTAAGCCGCCGCTTACACTCAAATTGATCAACGAACGCGTTTTGCTCGTGCTGAAATTATATGACAAGATCGATCCAAGCAAG cTCAGCGTTGACTCGCATTTCATAAACGATCTTGGTCTTGATTCATTGGATCATGTTGAGGTGATAATGGCGATGGAAGATGAATTTGGTTTCGAAATACCCGATTCAGATGCTGAAAAGTTGTTAAAGCCTGCCGATATCATAAAATATGTGGCCGATAAAGAGGATATCTATGAATAA
- the ND-ACP gene encoding acyl carrier protein, mitochondrial isoform X4 — protein MSLTQIARSCGRIAGAANALRVTAVVSSSVCKMHMSNVNTPAINILVNQSIYKSYVVRNYSSGKRSMEEIKDRVLKVISSYDKVTADKLSVDSHFINDLGLDSLDHVEVIMAMEDEFGFEIPDSDAEKLLKPADIIKYVADKEDIYE, from the exons ATGTCACTAACCCAAATTGCACGTAGCTGCGGCCGTATTGCTGGTGCTGCAAATGCATTGCGTGTGACCGCCGTAGTATCATCTTCCGTGTGTAAGATGCATATGAGCAATGTTAACACACCTGCCATAAACATTTTGGTTAATCAA AGTATTTACAAATCATACGTTGTGCGCAATTATTCTTCGGGTAAACGCAGTATGGAAGAAATAAAAGATCGTGTTTTAAAAGTAATTTCCAGCTATGATAAAGTGACTGCTGATAAG cTCAGCGTTGACTCGCATTTCATAAACGATCTTGGTCTTGATTCATTGGATCATGTTGAGGTGATAATGGCGATGGAAGATGAATTTGGTTTCGAAATACCCGATTCAGATGCTGAAAAGTTGTTAAAGCCTGCCGATATCATAAAATATGTGGCCGATAAAGAGGATATCTATGAATAA
- the ND-ACP gene encoding acyl carrier protein, mitochondrial isoform X3, which produces MSLTQIARSCGRIAGAANALRVTAVVSSSVCKMHMSNVNTPAINILVNQNKSMWQTQSLRTYSAKPPLTLKLINERVLLVLKLYDKIDPSKLSVDSHFINDLGLDSLDHVEVIMAMEDEFGFEIPDSDAEKLLKPADIIKYVADKEDIYE; this is translated from the exons ATGTCACTAACCCAAATTGCACGTAGCTGCGGCCGTATTGCTGGTGCTGCAAATGCATTGCGTGTGACCGCCGTAGTATCATCTTCCGTGTGTAAGATGCATATGAGCAATGTTAACACACCTGCCATAAACATTTTGGTTAATCAA AACAAATCTATGTGGCAAACACAATCGTTACGCACATATTCAGCTAAGCCGCCGCTTACACTCAAATTGATCAACGAACGCGTTTTGCTCGTGCTGAAATTATATGACAAGATCGATCCAAGCAAG cTCAGCGTTGACTCGCATTTCATAAACGATCTTGGTCTTGATTCATTGGATCATGTTGAGGTGATAATGGCGATGGAAGATGAATTTGGTTTCGAAATACCCGATTCAGATGCTGAAAAGTTGTTAAAGCCTGCCGATATCATAAAATATGTGGCCGATAAAGAGGATATCTATGAATAA